In one Mucilaginibacter ginsenosidivorax genomic region, the following are encoded:
- a CDS encoding SGNH/GDSL hydrolase family protein produces the protein MNRIVTLLIFCLFNTVSFSQTIAGYKWEDPAKAGFAVIEGQAWPTETAGTYDRFPPRAQSSLNPNVWNISHSSAGLYIKFKTDAPNLVIRYKVKGDLAMSHMPATGVSGLDLYALDPNGKWCLAPGSFTFMDTVTYRYSNIKVSTSFPGRSYEYRLFLPLYNSVSWLQIGVPAGNNFAFMPLAKEKPVLVYGTSIAQGACASRPGLAWTAILQRELDRPVVNLGFSGSGRLEKSVIDLMAEVDAKIYVLDCMPNLTSFADAEIETRLLASIQGLKQKHPLVPILLAEHAAGNVDGLLDTGRNTDYIRVNKVLNQTYSKLIAAGEKNVYLLTNKEIGFDINSTVDGVHPNDAGMQQYARAYEKVIRAIINEPTGPYSTTAPVVQSRDGYYDWRNRHNEILTLVKTDAPKIVFLGNSILNYWGGAPKAPLARGAASWDKYLEPLGVKNFGFGWDQVENVLWRVYHEELDGFKADKVMIMIGTNNLSANTDDEIIAGLKLLAQAVKARQPQTEILLSGLLPRRAQEKRVQVLNKGIAKLAAQAGVRFINPGILLLNQAGNIDESLFGDGLHPNEEGYQKLAVALVSYLKK, from the coding sequence ATGAACCGGATAGTAACTTTATTGATCTTTTGTCTTTTTAATACAGTATCCTTTTCACAAACTATAGCAGGCTATAAGTGGGAGGACCCTGCCAAAGCCGGCTTCGCGGTGATAGAGGGGCAGGCATGGCCAACAGAAACGGCAGGTACCTATGACAGGTTCCCACCGCGTGCCCAAAGCAGCCTTAATCCTAATGTATGGAACATCTCGCACAGTAGCGCCGGTTTATACATTAAGTTTAAAACAGATGCGCCAAACCTGGTTATCCGTTACAAGGTAAAAGGAGATTTGGCCATGTCGCACATGCCGGCCACTGGCGTAAGCGGTTTAGATCTTTACGCGTTGGATCCTAACGGAAAATGGTGCCTGGCGCCCGGAAGCTTTACTTTTATGGATACCGTTACTTACCGGTACTCCAATATAAAGGTGAGCACCAGTTTCCCGGGCCGAAGCTATGAATACAGGCTTTTTTTGCCCTTATATAATTCCGTATCCTGGCTTCAAATAGGTGTTCCGGCGGGTAATAACTTTGCTTTTATGCCTTTAGCCAAGGAGAAACCGGTGCTTGTATATGGCACATCTATTGCACAGGGCGCCTGCGCATCGCGGCCGGGTTTGGCATGGACGGCAATTTTACAACGCGAGCTTGACCGCCCGGTGGTAAACCTGGGCTTTTCCGGTTCGGGGCGACTGGAAAAATCGGTTATCGACCTGATGGCCGAGGTTGATGCAAAAATTTACGTGCTTGATTGTATGCCCAATTTAACCAGTTTTGCCGACGCGGAAATTGAAACGCGTTTACTGGCATCAATACAAGGCTTAAAACAGAAACATCCGCTGGTACCAATACTACTTGCTGAGCATGCTGCAGGTAATGTAGATGGCTTGTTAGATACCGGCAGGAATACCGATTATATCCGGGTAAATAAAGTGCTAAACCAAACCTATTCAAAGCTGATTGCAGCGGGAGAAAAAAATGTTTACCTGTTAACCAATAAAGAAATCGGGTTTGATATTAACTCGACGGTCGACGGCGTACATCCCAATGATGCCGGGATGCAGCAATATGCCAGGGCTTATGAAAAAGTCATCCGTGCAATTATTAACGAGCCAACGGGTCCATATTCCACTACTGCACCTGTTGTACAAAGCCGTGATGGCTATTACGATTGGCGAAACAGGCATAATGAAATATTAACGCTTGTTAAAACCGATGCGCCAAAAATTGTATTCCTTGGTAATTCTATCCTGAATTACTGGGGTGGAGCGCCAAAAGCTCCTTTAGCAAGAGGCGCCGCATCATGGGATAAATACCTGGAACCATTAGGGGTAAAAAACTTTGGCTTTGGCTGGGACCAGGTTGAAAATGTGCTATGGCGTGTATACCACGAAGAGCTTGATGGTTTTAAGGCCGATAAAGTTATGATTATGATAGGCACCAATAACCTGTCTGCTAATACCGATGATGAAATAATTGCGGGGTTAAAATTATTGGCGCAGGCCGTAAAAGCCCGGCAGCCCCAAACCGAAATTTTGTTATCCGGCTTGTTGCCAAGGCGGGCGCAGGAAAAAAGGGTACAGGTACTTAATAAAGGAATAGCAAAATTGGCGGCTCAGGCCGGTGTTCGTTTTATTAATCCGGGCATCTTATTGCTTAATCAGGCCGGTAATATTGATGAATCTTTGTTTGGCGATGGCCTGCATCCGAATGAGGAGGGGTATCAAAAGCTGGCAGTTGCTTTGGTTTCATATCTTAAAAAGTAG
- a CDS encoding substrate-binding domain-containing protein: MKNKIVRIKDIAEKAKVSTGTVDRVLHKRGRVSKKVEEKILKIIEEMDYEPNLMARALGSNKIYQIAALIPDHKSDSYWYAPKAGIEKAEKDLKQFGIVVQQYVFNPYDVESFITQANQLTKDNPDGIILSPIFYRETLPFFEKWKAAEIPFVLFNTQIAECEPLSYIGQDSYQSGFLAGKLIHYGQPNPCSVLIAHIDEEISNAAHLLKKEQGFRNYFAQNNLEHQYNILRIELNRSNPALFITQLDNIIDSTPDITSVFVTTSKAHEIAKHLEQRHIKHIKIIGYDLLPANLYFLNKGAISFLINQNPKGQGYWGIYQLTDYLVFKKEVPIIKYLPLDIVTKENMNYYTDDEDTVYLDI, encoded by the coding sequence ATGAAGAATAAAATTGTACGCATTAAAGATATTGCCGAAAAAGCGAAAGTTTCTACAGGTACAGTTGACAGGGTATTACACAAACGGGGGCGGGTATCAAAAAAAGTAGAGGAGAAGATACTCAAGATCATTGAAGAGATGGATTATGAGCCAAATTTGATGGCGAGGGCCTTAGGCTCAAACAAAATATATCAGATTGCTGCCTTAATACCCGATCATAAAAGCGATTCATATTGGTACGCCCCCAAAGCCGGGATTGAAAAAGCCGAGAAAGATTTGAAACAATTTGGCATCGTCGTTCAGCAATATGTATTTAATCCTTATGATGTCGAGTCGTTTATAACTCAAGCCAATCAATTAACCAAAGATAATCCCGACGGTATAATTTTATCCCCTATATTTTACCGCGAAACACTGCCGTTTTTTGAGAAGTGGAAAGCCGCCGAAATTCCATTTGTATTGTTTAATACCCAAATTGCCGAGTGCGAGCCTTTAAGTTATATTGGCCAGGACTCCTATCAAAGCGGTTTTTTAGCCGGCAAGCTTATTCATTACGGCCAGCCCAATCCTTGCTCTGTGTTAATCGCACATATCGACGAAGAGATAAGTAACGCTGCCCACCTTTTGAAAAAAGAGCAGGGATTCCGCAATTATTTTGCTCAAAATAACCTGGAGCATCAGTACAACATTTTAAGGATTGAATTAAACCGGTCAAACCCCGCTTTGTTCATCACACAGCTGGACAATATTATTGACAGCACGCCCGATATTACCAGTGTTTTTGTTACAACATCCAAGGCACATGAAATTGCAAAACACCTGGAGCAGCGTCATATCAAACACATCAAAATAATCGGGTACGATTTACTACCTGCTAATTTATATTTCCTGAATAAAGGGGCAATTAGTTTCCTGATTAACCAAAACCCCAAGGGGCAGGGGTATTGGGGTATTTATCAGCTAACTGATTACCTCGTGTTCAAAAAGGAAGTTCCCATTATTAAATATCTGCCTTTGGATATCGTGACAAAAGAGAATATGAACTATTATACAGATGATGAAGACACTGTTTACTTAGATATCTGA
- a CDS encoding phosphotransferase enzyme family protein — protein MTNKIYEIVSMFSVEGDIAAVVKYGSGHINDTFHVMNKDAALPGYLLQRINHHVFENVPTLMENIQRVTSHLKKKLAQIPGSNPDKEVLTMVWTKDGKSFFCDAEGNYWRMYCFLKDTKSYDLVLTEQQAYEGGKTFGKFQLLLADLDAGLICETIPGFHDISMRLDSLNKAVLADPENRVKDVLPELTFVVERAGRMVTILNLGKEGKLPQRIIHNDTKFNNILLDANDCGQCVIDLDTVMPGYVAYDFGDAIRTIINIAPEDEGDLTKIGLSIPLFKAYTEGYFKSAGSFLTDMEVQSLAMGVLLIPYMQGVRFLTDYIAGDVYYKTRFAQHNLQRTRAQFQLLRKLEEEYDVLDQIIKNAAKLCTQLSSEIK, from the coding sequence ATGACCAATAAGATTTATGAAATAGTATCTATGTTTTCCGTCGAGGGAGATATAGCTGCTGTTGTTAAGTATGGTTCGGGCCATATTAATGATACATTTCACGTAATGAACAAAGATGCTGCATTGCCCGGCTACCTGCTTCAGCGCATCAATCACCATGTGTTTGAAAATGTGCCCACCCTTATGGAAAATATACAGCGGGTAACCAGTCATCTCAAAAAAAAACTGGCGCAGATACCAGGCTCAAACCCGGATAAAGAAGTGCTCACTATGGTTTGGACGAAAGACGGGAAAAGTTTTTTTTGTGATGCTGAAGGCAATTACTGGAGAATGTATTGTTTTTTGAAGGATACCAAAAGTTACGACCTGGTATTAACCGAACAGCAAGCTTATGAAGGAGGTAAAACCTTTGGCAAGTTTCAATTGTTGCTGGCAGATTTGGATGCAGGCCTGATTTGCGAAACCATCCCTGGTTTTCATGACATCAGCATGCGGCTCGACAGCTTAAATAAAGCGGTACTGGCCGATCCGGAGAACCGGGTTAAAGATGTTTTGCCCGAATTAACTTTTGTAGTTGAAAGGGCAGGCCGCATGGTTACTATTTTGAATTTGGGAAAAGAAGGAAAATTGCCGCAGCGTATTATACACAACGATACTAAATTTAACAACATATTGCTGGATGCGAATGATTGCGGGCAGTGTGTAATTGATTTGGATACCGTTATGCCCGGCTATGTAGCTTATGATTTTGGCGATGCCATCCGTACCATTATCAATATAGCGCCCGAGGATGAGGGAGACCTAACAAAAATAGGGCTTAGCATCCCATTGTTTAAGGCCTATACCGAAGGCTATTTTAAAAGTGCCGGCAGTTTTTTAACAGATATGGAAGTTCAATCTCTTGCAATGGGCGTTTTGCTGATACCTTATATGCAAGGCGTTCGGTTCCTGACGGATTATATTGCCGGCGATGTTTACTATAAAACACGCTTTGCCCAACACAACCTGCAGCGAACAAGGGCGCAGTTTCAGTTGCTCAGAAAGCTTGAGGAAGAATACGATGTTTTAGACCAAATAATTAAAAACGCGGCAAAATTATGCACGCAATTATCATCCGAAATTAAATGA
- a CDS encoding carbohydrate-binding family 9-like protein has translation MKELSVPFLKGVTKISPIAHVSFLLDSYEANTIGIVPWPDYGYKPDVNFTMAYGNDCVFIKYYVSEKCVRAIYSQPNEPVYKDSCVEFFVCFGNENEYYNFEFNCAGACLAGFGAHRENRRLLPEPVIKMIRHQAQIKAVNNKGEGNIAWELTLMIPLDVFYYHSFTTLNGRQCRANFYKCGDELPEPHFLAWNDIKSAEPNFHLPGFFGKMKFESPNKYVAPVKQKQQTHEIKIYRNSVAV, from the coding sequence ATGAAAGAACTCAGCGTACCATTTTTGAAGGGGGTAACTAAAATTAGCCCCATAGCTCATGTGTCTTTTTTGTTAGATAGTTACGAAGCTAACACTATCGGCATAGTTCCCTGGCCCGACTACGGTTATAAGCCCGATGTTAATTTTACGATGGCCTATGGTAACGATTGTGTTTTTATAAAATACTATGTTAGCGAAAAGTGTGTAAGGGCTATTTATAGCCAGCCTAACGAACCGGTTTATAAAGATAGTTGCGTGGAGTTTTTTGTTTGTTTTGGTAACGAAAACGAATATTACAATTTTGAATTTAACTGTGCTGGCGCTTGCCTGGCGGGGTTTGGGGCACACAGGGAAAATCGCCGTTTATTACCCGAACCTGTTATCAAAATGATAAGGCACCAGGCGCAAATAAAGGCGGTAAACAATAAAGGCGAGGGAAATATAGCCTGGGAACTAACCCTGATGATTCCGTTGGATGTATTTTACTACCATTCGTTTACAACATTAAATGGCCGGCAATGCCGGGCCAATTTTTATAAATGTGGCGATGAACTGCCCGAGCCGCATTTTTTGGCGTGGAATGATATTAAATCTGCCGAGCCCAACTTTCATTTGCCCGGTTTTTTTGGGAAAATGAAATTCGAAAGCCCCAATAAATACGTAGCCCCTGTAAAACAAAAGCAACAAACGCATGAGATTAAAATTTACCGTAATTCTGTTGCTGTATAG
- a CDS encoding DUF4091 domain-containing protein, whose product MRLKFTVILLLYSAGAWAQSKTGDFYQELGDPKPVEQESWNFLKPGTYVSFASADIRYDKRNAPAIFPLQTQWQTKAWKGEKVHTQFLVWATRNLQQISVEWSKLDDGKGHEIAAKNISANFVRYVMADGLNSEGGGCGIQPGHDSLLVEDVIDPVKSLDLTKNTTRPVWLSIKVPGSATQGVYSGYVKVKEGKNKYVAMLHYTVQVLNHQLPAPAQWKFHLDLWQNPYSVARWYGVKPWSGQHFAIMRPYMKMLADAGQKSITTTLIYDPWNSQTYDVYGSMIKWTKNRNGSWAYDYTVFDKWVTFMMSLGIDKFINCYSMIPWNLKFYYHDEALGKDTAIIAKPGTLAYDAHWRPMLTNFASHLKQKGWFAKTTIAMDERSMADMQKAIALIKSADKDFKISLAGNYHPEIEKDLVDYSVASNQVIDSATMLARKKAGFNTTYYTCCTEGHPNTFSFSAPAESAWLGWYAAYKEYDGYLRWAYNCWTKDALRDTRFGSWSSGDAYLVYPGLRTSIRFERLVEGIQDYEKINIVRSRFMKENRQDKLHQLQKILSGFDISEAKNKSAGDVLHASQNDLNNF is encoded by the coding sequence ATGAGATTAAAATTTACCGTAATTCTGTTGCTGTATAGCGCAGGTGCCTGGGCGCAATCAAAAACCGGCGATTTTTACCAGGAGCTCGGGGATCCGAAACCTGTTGAACAGGAAAGCTGGAACTTTTTAAAACCAGGTACATACGTGAGTTTTGCATCGGCTGATATCCGGTATGATAAGCGTAACGCACCCGCTATATTTCCGTTACAAACCCAGTGGCAAACCAAGGCCTGGAAGGGCGAAAAGGTGCATACGCAATTCCTGGTGTGGGCAACCCGTAACCTTCAGCAAATTAGTGTTGAGTGGAGTAAACTTGATGATGGCAAGGGCCATGAAATTGCCGCAAAAAACATCAGCGCCAACTTTGTGCGTTATGTGATGGCCGATGGGCTTAATAGTGAAGGGGGCGGCTGCGGTATTCAACCCGGCCATGACTCGTTGCTGGTTGAAGATGTAATTGACCCGGTAAAATCCCTTGACCTAACTAAAAATACTACCCGGCCTGTTTGGCTAAGCATTAAAGTGCCGGGCAGCGCTACGCAGGGCGTGTACAGCGGTTATGTGAAAGTTAAGGAAGGCAAAAATAAGTATGTAGCAATGCTGCATTATACAGTACAGGTACTTAACCATCAGCTGCCCGCACCGGCACAGTGGAAATTTCATTTGGATTTGTGGCAAAATCCCTATTCCGTTGCACGCTGGTATGGTGTAAAGCCATGGTCCGGTCAGCATTTCGCCATTATGCGCCCGTATATGAAAATGCTTGCCGATGCCGGTCAGAAATCAATTACAACCACCCTGATATACGACCCCTGGAACAGCCAAACGTATGATGTGTACGGTTCAATGATAAAATGGACTAAAAACAGGAACGGCTCCTGGGCATATGATTATACCGTTTTTGACAAGTGGGTAACTTTTATGATGTCGTTAGGCATTGATAAGTTTATTAACTGCTATAGCATGATTCCCTGGAATTTGAAATTTTATTACCACGACGAAGCCCTTGGGAAAGATACCGCCATAATAGCCAAACCAGGTACATTAGCATATGATGCCCATTGGCGCCCTATGCTTACCAATTTTGCCAGTCACCTTAAGCAAAAAGGATGGTTTGCTAAAACCACCATAGCCATGGACGAAAGATCGATGGCCGACATGCAAAAAGCTATTGCGTTAATAAAAAGCGCCGACAAAGATTTTAAAATTTCATTGGCCGGCAACTATCACCCCGAAATTGAAAAAGATTTGGTGGATTACAGTGTGGCCTCAAACCAGGTGATAGATAGTGCTACCATGCTTGCACGTAAAAAAGCAGGATTTAACACTACTTATTATACCTGTTGCACAGAGGGGCATCCCAACACCTTTTCCTTTTCTGCACCTGCCGAGTCGGCGTGGCTGGGATGGTATGCCGCTTACAAGGAATATGATGGTTACCTGCGCTGGGCATACAACTGCTGGACAAAAGATGCCTTACGCGACACCCGGTTCGGATCATGGTCATCCGGGGATGCCTACCTGGTTTATCCTGGTTTGCGTACCTCTATCCGTTTTGAACGGCTGGTTGAGGGTATCCAGGATTATGAAAAAATTAACATAGTAAGGAGCCGTTTCATGAAAGAAAACCGGCAGGATAAACTGCATCAGCTTCAAAAAATATTAAGCGGTTTTGATATCAGCGAGGCAAAAAATAAAAGTGCAGGTGACGTTCTTCACGCTTCGCAGAACGATTTAAATAACTTCTAA